In Aphelocoma coerulescens isolate FSJ_1873_10779 chromosome 20, UR_Acoe_1.0, whole genome shotgun sequence, the genomic window ATAAATGAAAGTCCCTCATCATCCAGACTCAGGTTTCTAACCTCTCTTGGTTTGGACTCCCACAACAGCACATAGTCAGTGTTGTGGGAAAGTTACTGCTGTTCCTGGCTGTTCAATGTCACTGTCAGAAATTATTTGCTTCTGCTGAGCTTCTAAAATATTGCACCAGCAaaggtgtggccagcagggccagggcagggatcaTCCTCCAGTGCTGGGCACCTTGAATCCTGGAACTAGTTCTGGGTCCCTCatgacaagaaagacattgaggggctgaagtgtgtccagagaatggcagtggagctggggaagggtctggagcacaggtgtgATGAGAagaagctgagagagctgggcgggctcagcctggagaaaaggatactcaggagggaaggaaattgtcgccaggtgggggttggtctcttcacCCAGGTGAACAAGTGGCAGGACAAGAGAAAACAGTCTCAAGTtatgccaggggaggtttaggttggatattaaggacaattttttcctggaaagggtggtcagtcATTGAAcagcctgcccatggcagtggtggagtcaccatccctggaggtgttcaaaaatgtgtggatgtggcacatggggacatgggttagtggtaaACCTGGCAATGTTTGGTTAagggttggactccatgatcttggaggtcttttccaaccttaacaattgtTTCATCCCACGATCCAGCAGCCTGCTCTTGCTCTAagccttcagcagctcctgggctagAGCTCTCAATAAAGCCCTGGAAGCCACTAGCATGGGAAGGACAGGCAAATGCTAAGAAAGAATTACTTGCACCAAGCCCTCAgaataagggttttttttctggtaggTACATTgagagaaccacagaatcatttcGGTTGGAGAAAACTTCTGAGATCATTGAATCCAACCTTTGGctgatcaccaccttgtcaactaaaccacagcactgagtgtcacatccagttgtttcttcaacacctccaggaatggtgactccaccactgccctgggcagcccctgccaatgcCTGACAACTTTTCTGTGCAGACATTCTTCCTGATggccaacctgaacctcccgtGGCACACCTTGAgtctgtgtcctcttgtcctggtGTTTGTTACCTGGGATATGTCTGTTCTGCTGGCAGCATTGACACCCACCCAGCTCATGCATACTTGGAGGTACATCCACTCTATAGCTGCTCCTGCATTTGCTCCACCTTATTATTCAGTCTTTCACCCAGTCTCAGCCCCTGCTGTCCTCCCCTGCTGTGGGGGCTGCCTGTCTGCATCCCCCTGAGAGCCACTTGTCCCCAGGTCCTCTCTCCCAAGCCACATTCCCTTAGAgcacctcctcctgcttctccccTCACTGCCTTTCGCCCTTTATCCTCCCTAGCTGGGTTCCTGTAACCTGATCACCAATCCTATGAGTTAATGACTTCTTTGCCATCTGAAGTTTATGAGTCTTGTTTCACCTTTGCAGAAAAGAGAGCTGAAGGGAAGATATCTATCCCTTTCTCTCAGCATGGGGAGGACCCAAGTTGTGTTTCTCTTCTAAAATTTCTGGGGAAAGATTAATGTTTTGAAGGCATTTGCATGAGCAAACTCAAATGTGTCTGGTTTTATCAGTTAAAGGCTTATTTCTGACTTTATGCCACAATCAATGGCATTGTGTAAAAACAGGCAGATGGAAACCGGATGTGAAGAAGCAATAACTTCATTTTAATTCAATTTAATTAGTTTAATGGCATTTCTCTGGCAGTATGATGGGCAGATGCTGATCAGCTTGGATTCCTGGATGGCAAAGTATGGCTTAAGATATTATATCAAAGAGATTCTAAgagaaaaaacagtgaaaagaaCATTTTCTGTCCCCTAGCAGAGGGTCAGCCAATTAATCACTGTTATTGTTGACTAAGTAATTTTTTCTTGACAGCTGTGCCCTTCAAAATGACATCAGGGGAAACTGAATCCATTTGCATTACTTCAGCTGGCCAAATCACTGCAGAAAGTTGAAACtagttctgaaaaaaaacaaccaggaAAACAGGGACATCAGTGAACtcagaatgacagaataaatGGGCTATTCTGAGCACTCAGCAAAGTGCATTTAGTGCTCCATATTTACTGTTTTTCAAAAAATGTTAAGATTATTGTTTATTGAATTTGTTGAGAAGCAATGAAATCtcctgcaattttatttttaaatatcattTTACTACCCAACAGCAATAGTAAATCCATAAAATAACACGATTGACCAGGACTatggagtaaaaaaaaatattgtttgctTTGTACATTCTTATTAGTCTTGGCTAAGATGTTATAAAAGCAGTATCTTTTAACACCTTTTATTATACAAGGGTCAAggggtttttatgttttttaaagaaagcttCAAATAGCCCACATAGCGGGTTCCTGCATCTTTCATATGGCTGCTGTATAAACAAGCCCATTTTACACAGGAAATGACATAACCATGTAAAAGTGTACACGGAGTTTAGGCACATATTCAAACACTAATGGGAATGCATTGTTTTCAATGGCATACTTTTATGTTTACCTATTGAGCTTAGTACCCATATTTTAgccaaacacaacaaaaattaTCCACACATACCTGTCTTATAGTGTACTGTTTATTTGAAATTTGGACCTTCACAAAGACTCTCGTGGGACAGATAATGACCCTAAAAAGTAAATACAAATGAGGCATTTTCAGTGAGAGAGTGAAACCTGCCATCATAAAGGTGGAAAGCTGAACTTTTAACCTGTATTGCTTTACAGCTCAGGTTTCTGCCAACCAGTTGCTCACACCAACTCACCCATGGGAAGAAAGCCATAATAATAATTTAGGGTGTCCATCTTTGCACGTTATATAATGACCTGGCTAAAGAAAGTAGCGCCAAGATCCTgcagtcatagaatcacagaatcactcaggttggaaaagacctccactaaaccacatcaccAAATGTCCCATCTGCTTGTTtgctgaacacttccagggatggtgactccacccctTCCTTGGCCAATGTCAAGGTTCTCTGTTTTTCTCCAGGTTCTGTGCTGGGTGTCAACTCCAGGGTGTGCCTTATTCCTAAATCCCTGGGTTTGGAGGGGAATGAAGATTGAGTGAACCCCGCCTGGGTTTTTCTTTGGTACTCGTCTGTGACCTACATGTACCTTGGGAAGTTTCCATGCCTGTTTCTGTTCTCATGCCAGGTAACTGAAACTGCAGATTGCCATGTAAAGTCTTGACAAGACTGGCAACAATTTGTGAGTAGACAGAAGTCTGCTAGGGGATTCCAATGCCTCCAACAATGTACCAGTAAAGCACCTATAGGCTAGTACACATTTACACCATGGGGAAAGTCAGCAGAGCATTCCAGAATAAAATAGTGTTGAACCACAATTCCCAGTGTTATCGAACAAGTTCCCAATGTAAATGCAAAAGGACACTCTGGACATCACAATACTGGTTTATAACTAATGGTATAAACCAAGAATACTCAATTTAAGAcctaaaagtgaaaaaacctcccCTGTTCCTATGCCCAGGTTTATAAACTCTTCACTTTGAGCTGAACCAATCTtgagcagtgccagggctgTCCCTTGTGGATGTCACCACATTTGAGAGACCAGCCAAGCAAACTGAATGTCATGTTACCTCCTAACCTGGACACTTGGGCTGAAACTGCTTCTGTTTTGGCCAAACCCAATTTTGAAGCAGTAACAATCCATTATAATTCCAGCATTTTACTGTCTGTAGTTTCAAATTTGTTTAAACTGATATTACAGACCTacttgtggtttggttttttgcttttcctttctagGTATAACCAACCAGAATATGGGCTTTTGAATGATTACCAAAGGGCGTTTTTTAAGACTTTAGTTGtcagtatttcttttaatttttcctcagATCATACTGTTTGTTTTGGGATAATTGCAAAACCTTGGCATATTTTTCCATTTAGATGCTGATACATACTCAATTTAAATACCATTTACCTGAACCCTTATCTTGCTTTTTTCATGCACTGAAAAAGTCATACAAGGACAGCAAGAAAGAACCTCATAGTTTTATACCAACTAGGCTTTAGAAACTTTCTGTCGTGACCAGACTCACCAGGACTTGCACGTTGGtcaccagctctgcagcatgAACTGAGCAGGAATTTTCCCCCTCAGATTTCCAAACTATCATCATGCCTTGCGTGTACTACCAGTGCTCTTGTCCACCAAAATTGTTCCAGCACTTGATGAACCCAGGTGGTACTAAAGCAAACTGCCCCATGCAGGCAGTCCTAATCCCAGGAGTTAACTTGTCTTAACTTAGATTTGCTTCAAGTGTATTTAATTAGGCAGTATTTGCTATTTTAAACTGATCACCCTGAGCCACTGAGGTACATGCCTGTGTGGTTAATAACTGGCATGGCACAGCTGTGTCTCATACGTCAGAACAGAGATTTCCTTGGGAATGTGCAAACAGCGTTCCCAGAGAGTGGGAGCAGCACTTGCCTAAGGAAGAAAGGAGACAACCCGTTGTCATGGTCATCTAGCAAACCTCTCCAGGAGATAGCTGGAGCCAGTGCTAGAGGAAGCTGCAAACACACCTGAAAACagccaggagaagaaaaagaactgCTTGAACagattgggggaaaaaagcctgaGCTGCCCTCCTGGCTGTCGACTTGGCAGGGGAATGTTTTCTCTCCTACAGTAGCAATGGTAAAAATCAGCTTTTAGTAAAGCTTATACTTGAAGTTTTGAAAGATTGGCTGGTGATAAGCAGTTAGTGCTGGGGTTAGTAACTGCTGGGCCCGGCCTAAGACTccatcaggatgaggaagagcaGGACCTGGGAGTGCACACTGAGAGTCTGGAAGGGAGATGGAGAATCCCTGCGGGCAGCCCTGACCCATAAAATGCCCGAATTTCTCATGCACTTGTTATGAAGTAGCTGCAAGCGCTCGTTATTCTGTGTGCCTGCTGCCCTGCACGCTGGGCATTCACTGTCCGGGCAAGGGCAGCTTTCTGGTCTCCGGGTTTGCAGCAGGCAGGAAAACCAGGCAGTGTCAGCCCCTGCAGGCAGGAATGACAGCGCTGAGCAAATCTCACAGACCAAAtctccctgcagggctgttctgCATCCCCGAGCTGCAGGTGAGCACAGGGCAGGTCACCTGCACAGGGCTTCCCCAGGTGTCTGGCAGCAAGGCTGCTTATCCAGGCAAGTTAAGCTGGTTAAAGGCTCAGCTGCCCAGAGAGTGCAGGAGGAAGGGCAGAGCTTTATGTCACTGTTTTTGGCCGTTGACCAGGAATTTAGGACGGTTTGCTGCTGATGTGAGCTTGAGCATGTCCAGACTGGGGTACTGAGCAAAAGGACCTTGGGGACTGTACTCAGCTCCCTGCCAGTACCCACACCTGTgatgctgtgcagagccagcaaATCTTATGGCTTGATGGTCTAAGGAAAATCAAACCTTAGCATTTCTATTTTGTACTATTGATAAACTCCTTCAGTAATTTCTGATGGTTCATAGGACCTTGCTGATCCATCTGTAGTTGAACATTTGGTACTACTTTTGTGGGTGGAAACATACAGGAGTAATACCATTTAAAATCCATGTCTGGAATAGATAAAGGGGATGTACAAGCACACAGCCCTTGGAGGGTGCAATAAAAGGATACCAAAGCTCTTTTGCAACCATCTGCATAACTCATTTTTGCCCCAAATACATCAAGTGATAGTGTCATTCCCCACCAGATCAAACCAGGCCTTCCTTTCAGATCTTTCTTTCATTGTTTCCACAGTTTCTCTCTGTGGCAGCAAAATACACAGACTTGTTTTGCATACCCCTGGTATTCTGCTGCACAGAAAAGCCCCTTTCACTTGTATTTATTGtacaaaaacataaaaaaatttcttaattGCGTTATAATTATGCAGAGTTGGACAACTAGGCACAATGCAGCACTATGTCAATAATTTATTACATCTTATGCAATAATTGAACACTTTTACTATGAGCATTTGAGAACAACTTGGACCTTATACAGCATAATATATTTTGCTACATAATAATGGAAAGGTGGATACTTAAGAAAGATATGTAGCTTGGAGGAAAACATACATGGAAGCAAATACCTCCTGCATCACCTATCTTCATGTAAAACTTAAAACTAAACCAACATATTATATTTAATGACCCCTTTTAATATATGCATAGTTTCAAGAGCTAATCAGAAAGAAATCATATTACAGTGCAACTATTTACACCAAGATGGGGACACACCAGAACACAACTCTTCTCAATATTGGGCCTCTTTTCTGACATTTATGAATGGACAAAGCACATGGGAATCAGACAGAAATTCAGTCTCAAGAACAATGTTCAAAGGAACAAACAGGTCATATCCACAGCTCACTGATACCATCTCTATCCACTGCCTCAAGGCTAAAGGCAGGAGATCTCAAGGTGTAGAGGTATCATCTTCTCTGTCATGGACTTCACTTAGGGTCAGTCCTGTGTTGCCAGCGGCACAAGGCCTTAAATCCAGCTGAGTGACAGCATCCAAATGCTACTGAAATATGTCCATGGAGAGACATACAGAAACACTGGATTTATTGCTACATCCTTGTAAACATACTTACCCTAGAGGTAAGAAATCTAGCTAACCGTGATTGAGGAGAAGCTATGTCCAATGTGTTGTATTACTTTTCATAACATATTCATGTGAGCAGCTGTTCTGCTACCTACAACCACACGACTCCACCACCATGTCTTCGTACTGCTTGTAGACCACGTTGTTTGCAGAGTCAATGAAAAGGATGCTGATGGGGCTCAGACGGGTTGGGACACAGCAAGTCGGGGGGGTTGATTCCGGGTCCATCGAGTTCATTAATGTCTGGATAACTGCGTGGTTGGTGGGCTCCAGGTGGGATCGGAGGGGGAATTCACAGAGCCCTTCGCAGTGATACGCTTCATACTCCAGAGGGGCTATTATCCAGTCATCCCAGCCCATATCCTTAAAATTCACGTGGAGGGCTTTTCTGCTACACCTCGCCTTCAGATTCTTGGTGGGCCTCTTCCCTTGCCGTGTTGCTAGAGGGGCTCTTCTCTTCCGCCTCTGGTTGAATAAGTACTCATAAACAGTTTTGTCATCTTGGCCGGATCTAGCTTTGATTTCATTGAAGAATAAGTCTCTTTTTTTCGTCCTCCcaaacaccaagaacagagccTTTTCATTGACCTGTCTTCCCGTTCTATTAAATCCCACACTCCTGAGATCAACAGCTCTCCCCCTGTCAAAAGTTTCCAGCTCAAAACACAAGTTAACCAAGTTTTTAAAGTTTCTGAAAAGTTTCCAGATGTCAAACACTTCCCACTTGGGTGTATCAGTGATACTGACAGTTCGAGAGTCCAGGAGTGTTGAGGCTTGTCTGTTTGTAGAGCAACTAAATAATTTCACTTGGGAAGTTTTTCCAGAAGAATGAGACTTCCATGTATCAGAAGGTTTTTTTCTCAATATTCgaagctctgctcccagcaaaCCATCTTTTTCTAATGCACTGAtgtcaaaaatatatttttgttttcttatagTTGGTGTTCGCTCATCTAAAAAAAGCACACGCGTTTTTAAATGTGTATCAAGCACAGACCAATATCAGTTATTCAATTCTTAATGGTTTTCCTCAAATTTGCTCATAAGCCTGGAATTTAGCCCACTGAACAGAAAGAGCAATTTTTGTCTAAGGGATCAGCTCCATGCAGGGACTCAGAAGAACTCAGGGACTTACCAGGGAAATGAGTTTCTGAGTCTGCCTTGTAGAAATATCATTTATTTCACCAGTGGCATTTTCTGCCTTCAAAGTCGTGATTAGCCAATtgaaaaataatgctttttaaGGGCTGAGCACTCACAGGACCTATTCACCACTTATATCTGACTTAAATTACTGAAACAGAGCTTCTGTGGCGGCCAGGCCTCGTGCTGGCTCCAAACATGAGCAAATTTACCCTTAGATGATACAATAGTGAATTAGTCCTTTAAAACCAGCATCCCCAGGAACTGCCAGACACAAGGATAATTGCCTAATTAACTAAACCCCACGTGATTCACAATTTTTCAAACTGGGCAGAGAAACATTCCTCCCTTTATCCTGACTTTACATTTGCTTGCTTCAGCTGGTGAGGAATATGGCTGAGCCAGCCTTCCAGTGATGTGCCATTAACAGTGCCTTCCAGTGGCAAGCTGAGAACCTGAAGGCAGCACTTGTGAGCAGTGTATCCCCCCTTCCCAGCAGCCAAGCTATTAATGAAGAGATGGCAAACAAATCCAGTCCTGGTGAGTCTTTCATCACAATTCCTTCACCAGCTGTAGCCTGTGTTGCTTCCTTAAGAATGTGACAAAATTCTTACAAATGTCACTGGAAGCAACATGGGGCTCCCCAGGCAGAGTGGCGAGGTGAACACCATTTGTTGGGATCCTGGTTATTTCTCCTGTGAAAGCAAACACTAGCCCAAATTTCCAAAAGTGTTTGGAACCGGAATGTTGAGCTGCAGGTTCTGGAGTCCCGGAAGTTTTTACCCTTGGTAGtctgtgcagagctgtgggCTCCTTGGTGGTACCTGAAAGTTTTGAGCTAGTACAGATACAACCACCCCACAGGATAATGACTCCTGGGTCTGCAGTGTAGTTCCTTACAATTCTACCTTGAACAAGCCACACTGGCCCATTCATACTGaaacttgtgggtttttttcacagatAAACTCTGTTCTTAGCATATATGTTCTTAGGTACACTACAGTCTAACATTACCCATTTCCATGAGCTAGTTTCCAGCTagtctgaaagaaaataagaaaaaaatgcaaaaggttTTTAAACACCTAAGCATGCAAAGACTGATTGATTTTCAACAATATGCATCTAAAATACtttctaaatgttttctttggCTGCCACACAACCATCTAGTTCTGCCTGTAAATGAGTTTTCCAAGATAAAGCAGGAGGacaaaatctgcagcaaagtTGTGTGATTTCATTTACATTAAAAAGAGCTATTTGACTTTAACAAAGTATGATTATTTTCCAATACTCTCTGCATTTATAAACACACTCaggcatctctctctgtccacaCTCACACACAAGCTCCTTTCTTACCTTGTCCTTTGTCTATAAAGCTGGTTATTGTATTGGCAAGTCCAGCCTCCAGTTTTACACTTCCATTAACACCCTTTCTTTCTGCATCTGAGAGAGTCCTGTACAAAGAGAGCATGTATTCATGTGGCGTTATCGGGGGATGTCGGAAAGTTTCCTTAGCTTCCCTCTGGGTTACAGGCTCTTTAgtctttttggttttgaaagaaTCAGTGTCAGTACTGCTTGTGCCAGTTTTTTTCAAAGCCACCTTGCTGCTAAGATTTTGAACCTTTGGAGTCACTGTCCTTACTCCAGAAGGTCTGCTGGGGAGATGTCCTACCTTGCCCTCCGTGGCTGCTGTTCTTGAGGGAACCTTCTTTGACTCATCATTCTTGgccagcagagctccagcctgaaCAGCACTGCTTTTAGTCCTGGCCTTTGAGGTCCCAGCACTGTATCCATGGCTTGCAGTCCTCAGTGTACCTGCCCGTGCGGAGGgattcctctcctttccttctgctttcaaaAAACCTAGTTTAGATCCTGGGTTACCCTGGCCTGCTTCAGAATTACTCAGCGCTCCAGGAACTAGATCCAGAGACAGCCAAGTCAAATGCCAAAGCAGTAAAGTGAGAAAATGCAGGATTTTCATCCTCTGGTCTTCCTCTGAATGCCACtaaagaaaaaatcagaaaaggtTCCTCCAGTTTGGcagaagaaaacatgaaagaaattaaaaaccaaaGTTAGCAAAAATGGTTTTCGTTTGAGattaaaacatttcaaatatCGTTGTTCAATACTTGTATCCAGTCCCATAGTGGAAATGCTCATGTACTCAGATACGATCTCCCCTGACTTCAGTTAGCAGCTATAAAGAACTTGTTCT contains:
- the GDF5 gene encoding growth/differentiation factor 5; translated protein: MKILHFLTLLLWHLTWLSLDLVPGALSNSEAGQGNPGSKLGFLKAEGKERNPSARAGTLRTASHGYSAGTSKARTKSSAVQAGALLAKNDESKKVPSRTAATEGKVGHLPSRPSGVRTVTPKVQNLSSKVALKKTGTSSTDTDSFKTKKTKEPVTQREAKETFRHPPITPHEYMLSLYRTLSDAERKGVNGSVKLEAGLANTITSFIDKGQDERTPTIRKQKYIFDISALEKDGLLGAELRILRKKPSDTWKSHSSGKTSQVKLFSCSTNRQASTLLDSRTVSITDTPKWEVFDIWKLFRNFKNLVNLCFELETFDRGRAVDLRSVGFNRTGRQVNEKALFLVFGRTKKRDLFFNEIKARSGQDDKTVYEYLFNQRRKRRAPLATRQGKRPTKNLKARCSRKALHVNFKDMGWDDWIIAPLEYEAYHCEGLCEFPLRSHLEPTNHAVIQTLMNSMDPESTPPTCCVPTRLSPISILFIDSANNVVYKQYEDMVVESCGCR